A single region of the Pararhodospirillum photometricum DSM 122 genome encodes:
- the ffh gene encoding signal recognition particle protein, which yields MFEGLSGRLSGVFDKLTRRSSLTEADVDEAMREVRVALLDADVALPVVKRFIAQVKEEAIGQQVIRSVTPGQMVVKIVHDALVAMLAGDGDAEPDPMMLGIDIAHTPPVPILMVGLQGSGKTTSSAKIGLRIKTRERKKVLLASLDVYRPAAQQQLAILGEQTGIDTLPIVVGQMPVAIAERAMKEARAGGYDVVILDTAGRLHIDEVLMAEVAAVRELVRPHETLLVTDAMTGQDAVTIASEFNEKVGITGIVLTRVDGDSRGGAALSMRAVTGVPVKLMGIGEKMEDLDAFHPQRVAGRILDMGDIVSLVEKAAQTIELEDAERMAKRMAEGKFDLEDLLAQLRQIKRMGDVKGLLGMMPGISKMQRQMAETQIDDKMIPRQEAIILSMTLKERRTPEIIKASRKKRIAAGSGTTIPEVNRLLKQHEQMATVMKRLKKLGGRKGLMNMLKEMETGDAPDMGALARALGAPGGPGGLPPGLAMRPGKRKR from the coding sequence ATGTTTGAAGGACTGTCAGGCCGCCTGAGCGGCGTATTCGACAAGCTGACCCGTCGTTCCTCCCTGACGGAGGCCGATGTTGACGAGGCCATGCGCGAGGTGCGCGTGGCTTTGCTGGATGCCGACGTTGCCCTGCCCGTGGTCAAGCGCTTTATCGCCCAGGTCAAGGAAGAGGCCATCGGGCAGCAGGTGATCCGCTCGGTGACGCCGGGCCAGATGGTCGTTAAGATCGTTCACGACGCCTTGGTGGCGATGCTGGCCGGCGACGGCGATGCCGAGCCCGATCCGATGATGCTGGGCATCGACATTGCCCACACGCCCCCGGTGCCGATCTTGATGGTCGGTCTTCAGGGCTCGGGTAAGACCACCTCGTCGGCCAAGATTGGCCTGCGCATCAAGACCCGCGAGCGCAAGAAGGTCCTGCTGGCCTCGCTCGACGTCTACCGCCCGGCGGCGCAGCAGCAGTTGGCGATTTTGGGCGAGCAGACCGGGATCGATACCCTGCCCATCGTGGTCGGCCAGATGCCGGTGGCGATCGCCGAGCGCGCCATGAAGGAAGCGCGGGCCGGTGGCTACGACGTGGTGATCCTCGACACCGCCGGCCGCTTGCACATCGACGAAGTCCTGATGGCCGAGGTCGCCGCCGTGCGCGAGTTGGTGCGCCCGCACGAGACCTTGCTCGTGACCGACGCCATGACCGGCCAGGACGCGGTGACCATCGCCTCCGAATTCAATGAAAAGGTCGGCATCACCGGCATCGTCCTGACCCGTGTTGATGGCGACTCGCGCGGCGGCGCGGCCTTGTCCATGCGTGCCGTCACCGGCGTGCCCGTCAAGCTGATGGGCATCGGCGAGAAGATGGAGGACCTGGACGCCTTCCATCCGCAGCGCGTGGCCGGGCGTATCCTCGACATGGGCGACATCGTGTCGCTGGTCGAGAAGGCCGCCCAGACCATCGAGCTGGAAGACGCCGAGCGCATGGCCAAGCGCATGGCGGAAGGCAAGTTCGACCTGGAGGACCTGCTGGCCCAGTTGCGCCAGATCAAGCGCATGGGCGACGTCAAGGGCCTGCTCGGCATGATGCCCGGCATCAGCAAGATGCAGCGCCAGATGGCCGAGACCCAGATCGACGACAAGATGATCCCGCGCCAAGAAGCGATCATCTTGTCCATGACCCTCAAGGAACGGCGCACCCCGGAGATCATCAAGGCCAGCCGCAAGAAGCGCATCGCCGCTGGCTCGGGCACCACGATCCCCGAGGTCAACCGCCTGCTCAAGCAGCATGAGCAAATGGCCACCGTCATGAAGCGGCTGAAAAAGCTGGGCGGGCGTAAGGGCCTCATGAACATGCTGAAGGAAATGGAGACCGGCGACGCCCCCGACATGGGCGCGCTGGCCCGGGCGCTGGGCGCGCCGGGCGGTCCGGGCGGTCTGCCGCCGGGGCTGGCCATGCGTCCCGGCAAGCGCAAGCGCTAG
- a CDS encoding TenA family protein, with translation MTVPPGSLFERLRTACTADWQAYVDHAFVRAMGAGTLPEASFRHYLGQDALFLIHFARAYALAAFKADTLDDIRAAGRGMTAILDEMGLHVAFCRRWGLSESALQALPEARATLAYTRYVLERGLAGDVLDLFVALAPCVVGYAEIGRALAPLSHPGHPYAEWIDQYAGEAYQGVAADAMATLDGLFARRGGEGRMPELIRTFRDATRLEADFWEMGWTLAS, from the coding sequence ATGACAGTGCCCCCTGGATCGTTGTTTGAGCGTCTGCGCACGGCCTGTACTGCCGATTGGCAGGCCTATGTTGATCACGCCTTTGTCCGCGCCATGGGGGCGGGCACGCTGCCCGAGGCCAGCTTTCGTCACTACCTCGGGCAGGACGCCCTGTTTTTGATTCATTTCGCCCGGGCCTACGCCCTGGCCGCCTTCAAGGCCGACACGCTCGACGATATCCGCGCGGCCGGGCGCGGCATGACCGCCATCCTCGACGAAATGGGCCTGCACGTGGCATTCTGTCGCCGCTGGGGCCTGAGCGAAAGCGCGTTGCAAGCCTTGCCCGAAGCCCGCGCCACGCTCGCCTATACCCGCTATGTTCTGGAGCGCGGTCTGGCCGGCGATGTCCTTGACCTGTTTGTGGCCCTGGCGCCGTGTGTGGTGGGCTATGCCGAGATCGGCCGCGCGCTGGCGCCCCTTAGCCATCCCGGGCACCCCTATGCCGAGTGGATCGACCAGTACGCCGGCGAGGCCTACCAGGGCGTGGCCGCCGATGCCATGGCGACCCTTGATGGCCTGTTTGCCCGGCGTGGGGGCGAAGGCCGGATGCCCGAGCTGATCCGCACCTTCCGCGATGCCACCCGGCTGGAGGCGGATTTCTGGGAGATGGGGTGGACCCTGGCGTCTTAA
- a CDS encoding ferredoxin family 2Fe-2S iron-sulfur cluster binding protein encodes MPKVIFISPDGTRTETEVAVGLTVLEAAHGNGVPLEGACEGSLACSTCHVVVDPAWYDLLPDAREEEEDMLDLAFGLTRTSRLGCQLVMTEELDGIVLRLPAETRDSRG; translated from the coding sequence ATGCCCAAGGTTATCTTCATCAGCCCCGATGGAACCCGCACCGAAACCGAGGTCGCGGTGGGCCTGACGGTCCTGGAAGCGGCGCATGGCAACGGCGTCCCCCTAGAGGGCGCCTGCGAGGGCTCGCTTGCCTGCTCGACCTGCCATGTGGTCGTCGATCCGGCGTGGTACGATCTGCTGCCCGACGCCCGCGAGGAAGAAGAGGACATGCTCGACCTCGCCTTCGGCCTGACCCGCACCTCGCGCTTGGGCTGCCAGTTGGTCATGACCGAGGAACTGGACGGCATCGTTTTGCGCCTGCCCGCCGAAACCCGGGACAGCCGGGGGTAG